In the Leptotrichia hongkongensis genome, one interval contains:
- a CDS encoding GNAT family N-acetyltransferase: MGKNYKIRVLDAKKDSELLFKIVKHENEVFGEATVGNWNIKPFTKYGKVFAMLSNDENEELMSVIEVLSSFDREVAYVYGVSTVPKFERNGYARKLLQYVMETLKEMGIKKIELTVDIDNFTAKKIYEELGFKIVETLDNEYGDNIERYLMRYLVK; encoded by the coding sequence ATGGGAAAAAATTATAAGATTAGAGTATTGGATGCAAAAAAAGATTCAGAATTGTTATTTAAGATTGTTAAACATGAGAATGAAGTATTTGGAGAAGCAACAGTTGGAAACTGGAACATTAAGCCATTTACTAAATATGGAAAAGTTTTTGCAATGCTAAGTAATGATGAAAATGAAGAATTGATGTCAGTTATTGAAGTTTTGAGCAGTTTTGATAGAGAAGTAGCTTATGTTTATGGGGTTTCGACTGTGCCAAAATTTGAGAGAAATGGATATGCTAGAAAATTGCTTCAGTATGTAATGGAAACTTTGAAAGAAATGGGAATAAAGAAAATAGAGCTTACTGTAGATATAGATAATTTTACTGCGAAAAAAATTTATGAAGAACTGGGATTTAAAATAGTAGAAACTTTAGATAACGAGTATGGGGATAATATTGAAAGGTACTTGATGAGATATTTGGTAAAATAA
- the truA gene encoding tRNA pseudouridine(38-40) synthase TruA, with protein sequence MEKTNVKMVYQYDGSKFCGFQRQNGMKTVQGEIEKIIFRTFSQKINMISSGRTDKGVHAMEQVSNFVIDSKIPLEAIKRQINKSLRREVKVLSIEKADKKFNARFNAKSRTYLYIMRDEENITPFEANYVTGLRKSVDVERFQKIMNDFVGKYDFSSFMKKDKAYRNPVREIFYVKCYYDEKFGEKQVNVEICGNGFLKTMVRIMIGSALAVYFGNEEKDYIRKRLEKPNVDGKKILAASEGLYLYKVSY encoded by the coding sequence ATGGAAAAAACAAATGTAAAGATGGTTTATCAGTATGATGGAAGTAAATTTTGTGGGTTTCAGAGACAAAATGGAATGAAAACTGTACAAGGGGAAATTGAAAAAATTATTTTTAGGACATTTTCACAAAAGATAAATATGATTTCATCTGGGAGAACTGATAAAGGAGTTCATGCAATGGAACAGGTTTCTAATTTTGTGATTGATAGTAAAATTCCGCTTGAGGCTATAAAAAGACAAATTAATAAATCTCTGAGAAGAGAAGTTAAAGTATTAAGTATTGAGAAAGCAGATAAAAAATTTAATGCGAGATTTAATGCAAAAAGTCGAACTTATTTGTATATCATGAGGGACGAGGAAAATATTACACCGTTTGAGGCGAATTATGTGACTGGATTGAGAAAAAGTGTGGATGTGGAAAGATTTCAGAAAATAATGAATGATTTTGTAGGAAAGTATGATTTTAGCAGTTTTATGAAAAAAGATAAGGCTTACAGAAATCCTGTGAGAGAGATTTTTTATGTGAAATGCTATTATGATGAGAAATTTGGAGAAAAACAAGTGAATGTGGAAATTTGTGGTAACGGATTTTTGAAAACAATGGTCAGAATTATGATTGGTTCAGCACTTGCAGTTTATTTTGGGAATGAAGAAAAAGATTATATCAGGAAAAGACTGGAAAAACCTAATGTTGATGGTAAAAAAATTTTGGCAGCTTCAGAAGGGTTGTATTTATATAAGGTAAGTTATTAA